In one Acipenser ruthenus unplaced genomic scaffold, fAciRut3.2 maternal haplotype, whole genome shotgun sequence genomic region, the following are encoded:
- the LOC131728091 gene encoding catenin beta-1-like yields MANQADLMELDMAMEPDRKAAVSHWQQQSYLDSGIHSGATTTAPSLSGKGNPEEEDVDNQVLYEWEPGFTQSFTQDQVADIDSQYAMTRAQRVRAAMFPETQDEGMQIPSTQFDGAHPTNVQRLAEPSQMLKHAVVNLINYQDDAELATRAIPELTKLLNDEDQVVVNKAAVMVHQLSKKEASRHAIMRSPQMVSAIVRTMQNTNDVETARCTAGTLHNLSHHREGLLAIFKSGGIPALVKMLGSPVDSVLFYAITTLHNLLLHQEGAKMAVRLAGGLQKMVALLNKTNVKFLAITTDCLQILAYGNQESKLIILASGGPQALVNIMRTYTYEKLLWTTSRVLKVLSVCSSNKPAIVEAGGMQALGLHLTDPSQRLVQNCLWTLRNLSDAATKQEDRSIVEVDVMQVIDFLANYHFCLEVLHILNLSY; encoded by the exons ctgatttGATGGAGCTTGACATGGCCATGGAGCCAGACCGTAAGGCAGCAGTTAGCCACTGGCAGCAGCAGTCCTACTTGGATTCTGGTATCCACTCTGGCGCTACAACCACAGCACCTTCTCTGAGTGGGAAAGGCAACCCGGAAGAGGAGGATGTAGACAATCAAGTCCTGTATGAATGGGAGCCGGGCTTCACGCAGTCTTTCACGCAGGATCAAGTTGCTG ATATTGATAGCCAATATGCCATGACCAGAGCCCAGAGGGTACGGGCTGCTATGTTCCCTGAAACTCAGGATGAAGGAATGCAGATACCTTCCACACAATTTGATGGTGCACACCCTACTAATGTACAACGTTTGGCTGAACCATCCCAGATGCTGAAGCATGCTGTGGTCAATCTTATCAATTATCAGGATGATGCTGAACTGGCAACACGTGCCATCCCAGAGTTGACCAAACTTCTGAACGATGAGGACCAG GTTGTTGTGAACAAGGCTGCAGTTATGGTCCATCAGCTGTCTAAAAAAGAAGCCTCCCGCCATGCCATCATGCGCTCACCCCAGATGGTATCCGCCATTGTTCGCACCATGCAAAACACAAATGATGTAGAGACTGCACGCTGCACAGCTGGAACTCTCCATAACCTTTCACACCATCGTGAGGGCCTGCTTGCCATCTTCAAGTCGGGAGGTATCCCTGCATTAGTGAAGATGCTGGG GTCGCCAGTTGACTCTGTATTGTTCTATGCCATTACAACTCTTCATAACCTACTCCTGCACCAGGAGGGAGCGAAGATGGCTGTCCGTCTTGCTGGTGGTCTACAAAAGATGGTTGCCCTGCTGAATAAGACCAATGTCAAATTCTTGGCCATCACAACAGATTGCCTTCAGATCTTGGCATATGGGAACCAAGAAAGCAAG ctcATCATTTTGGCTAGTGGTGGTCCACAGGCACTGGTTAACATCATGAGAACCTACACCTATGAAAAGCTGCTTTGGACCACCAGTCGAGTCTTGAAGGTCCTTTCAGTCTGTTCCAGTAACAAGCCTGCCATTGTTGAAGCTG gtgGCATGCAGGCCTTGGGACTCCACTTAACAGACCCGAGTCAGCGTCTGGTGCAGAACTGTCTGTGGACCCTGAGAAATCTTTCAGATGCTGCTACCAAGCAG GAGGATAGATCCATAGTTGAAGTAGATGTGATGCAGGTAATTGATTTCTTAGCAAATTACCATTTTTGCCTGGAAGTTTTACACATTCTGAATTTGAGCTACTAG